The following are encoded in a window of Rhodopirellula islandica genomic DNA:
- a CDS encoding lipopolysaccharide biosynthesis protein, translated as MDRIKKLEATSQNATNRKNSAWGLIDYGAQAASVICLTPLLLRELGDSAFGMLVIATTIMGLNGMLSLGLGPAAQHFVAKYRHSNESKSKLKLVVETSLIANLIFGIASCTTIILCTEAVSRLYPHPANAPPNELAFIIRLAAFGLPFVFVVNTIDNSLKGFERFELSVPLSAIARIGTAVSQISLVLLGFELAAIVFAAVAFKGIQAILGVIVLKRWALPELSILPSFSWDEFRNFVSYGVYIWLNSMVATARSSGEILILASILGPTALTLYAVPSRVLTQVHLMLSSAFAYLFPFATKLIQSGDTQRVHEVYSNATRYLCTLSGLAIPPLAIGCGPLLALWIEADRAEKIQPIFQLLAIRYAVYPLSILTSNLLMASNKTRAMTIIATANTVTILPFSAGLAYFYGAEGAAAAQLLVLAPILFNRFFVEKTLFGSASANTVALPVLLLVVPLTCFLLLVDLPVDYPLIPTAIASTCTGLICGGICWIATSQLIPKTGAEAA; from the coding sequence ATGGATAGAATCAAGAAGCTAGAAGCAACCTCCCAGAATGCTACCAACAGAAAGAATTCCGCGTGGGGACTGATTGACTACGGGGCACAAGCGGCCTCCGTAATATGCCTCACCCCCCTCCTGCTGCGAGAATTAGGCGACAGCGCCTTCGGAATGCTCGTTATCGCGACGACCATCATGGGACTAAACGGAATGCTCTCGCTGGGACTTGGACCGGCAGCGCAGCATTTTGTTGCCAAATACCGTCATTCAAACGAATCCAAATCGAAACTGAAACTAGTTGTTGAAACGTCACTGATAGCAAATCTGATTTTCGGGATCGCATCTTGCACCACAATCATCTTATGCACTGAAGCGGTTTCGCGTCTGTATCCACATCCGGCGAATGCACCTCCCAACGAACTCGCTTTCATCATTCGATTAGCCGCATTCGGACTTCCCTTCGTCTTCGTTGTCAACACAATCGACAATTCACTGAAGGGATTCGAGCGGTTCGAACTGTCTGTTCCGCTTTCAGCAATAGCACGAATCGGAACTGCGGTCTCGCAAATCTCCCTTGTCCTTTTAGGATTTGAACTCGCTGCGATTGTCTTTGCCGCTGTTGCATTCAAAGGTATACAAGCCATCCTCGGAGTGATCGTTTTAAAACGCTGGGCGCTCCCCGAGCTTAGTATTCTCCCTTCATTCTCTTGGGACGAGTTTCGAAATTTCGTTTCCTACGGAGTCTACATCTGGCTCAATTCAATGGTTGCTACCGCTCGAAGTTCGGGTGAGATATTGATACTTGCATCCATCCTTGGACCAACTGCACTGACCCTCTATGCAGTTCCATCCAGAGTGCTCACCCAAGTCCACCTCATGCTTTCGAGTGCGTTCGCCTATCTATTCCCGTTCGCAACGAAATTGATCCAGTCAGGCGACACTCAAAGGGTGCACGAGGTCTACTCGAACGCAACTCGCTATCTCTGCACACTAAGCGGTCTGGCAATCCCCCCGCTTGCTATCGGATGCGGGCCTTTGCTTGCTCTCTGGATCGAAGCTGATCGCGCCGAAAAAATCCAACCTATCTTTCAACTGCTAGCCATTCGCTACGCCGTCTACCCGTTGAGCATACTGACCAGCAACTTGCTGATGGCATCCAATAAGACGCGTGCCATGACCATCATCGCCACCGCCAACACAGTGACAATTCTCCCCTTCAGCGCAGGGCTTGCCTACTTCTATGGAGCGGAAGGTGCTGCTGCGGCACAGTTGCTAGTTCTCGCCCCGATCCTATTCAATCGCTTCTTTGTCGAAAAGACACTTTTCGGATCCGCGAGCGCCAACACGGTGGCTTTGCCGGTTTTGCTCCTGGTCGTACCGCTCACTTGTTTTCTACTCTTGGTGGACCTACCAGTGGACTACCCACTCATCCCCACGGCCATCGCCTCAACATGCACCGGCCTCATCTGCGGTGGCATTTGCTGGATTGCAACCAGCCAACTGATTCCAAAAACAGGGGCCGAGGCGGCCTAA
- a CDS encoding glycosyltransferase family 2 protein gives MKISVITAVQNRRETIGDALGSVLSQRNVNLETVVVDGNSNDGTTDVISQFGDQVSCSIREPDTGIYNALNKGLRAATGDVVGFLHADDWLADENVLADVAAAMADPNLDGVYADLEYVDASDRDRVHRRWVSGVYDVRKFRRGWMPPHPTVYFRREFYEQFGLFNEDFRTAADYELLVRMMVRHGANMAYLPRVTVKMRVGGASNASLTNRLNANRDDRQAWLTNHLRPPMGLRFTKPLRKLPQFLRR, from the coding sequence ATGAAGATCTCCGTGATCACCGCGGTCCAAAATCGCCGCGAGACGATCGGCGATGCACTTGGTTCGGTGCTCTCGCAGCGAAATGTGAACCTGGAAACGGTCGTCGTCGATGGGAACTCGAATGATGGCACCACCGACGTTATCTCTCAGTTTGGCGATCAAGTGTCGTGTTCGATTCGCGAGCCCGATACGGGGATCTACAACGCTTTGAACAAGGGCCTGCGTGCCGCCACCGGAGATGTCGTTGGCTTCTTGCACGCAGACGATTGGTTGGCCGACGAGAATGTGCTGGCCGATGTCGCGGCAGCGATGGCTGATCCAAATCTGGATGGTGTTTATGCAGACCTGGAATATGTCGATGCAAGCGATCGAGACCGCGTCCATCGACGTTGGGTTTCAGGTGTCTACGACGTCCGAAAGTTCCGACGGGGCTGGATGCCGCCACATCCGACCGTGTACTTCCGCCGTGAATTCTACGAACAGTTTGGCTTATTCAACGAGGACTTTCGTACGGCTGCGGACTACGAATTGCTGGTCCGGATGATGGTTCGTCACGGCGCGAACATGGCATACCTGCCTCGCGTGACCGTGAAGATGCGAGTCGGTGGGGCGAGCAATGCCAGCTTGACCAACCGTCTGAACGCCAATCGCGATGATCGCCAAGCTTGGCTGACCAACCATCTGCGACCACCAATGGGGCTTCGGTTCACGAAACCGCTTCGGAAATTGCCTCAATTCTTACGCCGGTGA
- a CDS encoding glycosyltransferase family 4 protein: MLATRKKRVLIDARLIDGRSGGIQQVVAGIASGLRQHPEPNFEICFLCIEGHTEWILDHLPNWAKIKTVRAKDNGNVQPRRQTTRAILRSHLGHLLGPLSVRVPKEPTEAKEYSPDLVHFVHQHAFATNCKYLYTPHDFQHEHLPHYFSKRELSARRNLYRRLCRGADRVICISQSCQQDTLRYTGVELEQTALIYNGAFRRTTNLDTISQKRELERLGVRRPYIFFPAKTYPHKNHLGLLEAVSILNSRGIRFNTVFTGPQTDYFHDTIAPKIEQLGLAGQISCLGFINQDQIQALYAHAKALVFPSHFEGFGIPVVEAFHAGTPVACSRNSSLTEIAGDAAVLFDSTDNTEIADAIEKVLADDVLRSTLQKKGKEIANLFSWEQSAAKFLSLYEELLIP; encoded by the coding sequence ATGCTCGCAACCAGAAAGAAACGAGTCCTCATTGATGCAAGGCTCATCGACGGTCGATCAGGCGGTATCCAACAGGTCGTTGCCGGAATTGCAAGTGGCCTTCGGCAACACCCAGAGCCAAACTTTGAGATCTGCTTTCTTTGCATTGAGGGGCACACAGAATGGATCCTAGACCATCTCCCAAACTGGGCCAAAATCAAGACGGTTCGGGCCAAAGACAACGGCAATGTCCAACCACGCAGACAGACCACGCGAGCTATTCTGCGATCCCACCTCGGTCATCTGCTAGGTCCTCTAAGCGTCCGTGTGCCGAAAGAACCGACTGAGGCAAAGGAATACTCGCCCGATTTGGTTCACTTCGTTCATCAGCATGCCTTTGCCACAAATTGCAAGTACCTCTACACCCCTCACGATTTCCAACATGAACATCTCCCGCACTACTTCAGCAAACGGGAGCTCAGCGCTAGAAGAAACCTGTATCGTCGACTCTGCCGCGGCGCCGACAGGGTCATTTGCATCTCGCAATCTTGCCAGCAAGACACTCTCAGGTACACAGGAGTGGAACTGGAGCAGACTGCTCTAATCTACAACGGTGCATTCCGGCGCACAACGAACCTGGACACAATCTCTCAGAAGCGTGAATTGGAACGACTCGGTGTCAGACGCCCATACATCTTTTTTCCTGCCAAAACCTACCCCCACAAAAACCACCTTGGTTTGCTTGAGGCAGTGAGCATTTTGAATTCGCGAGGAATTCGGTTCAACACAGTTTTCACTGGTCCTCAGACCGATTATTTTCACGATACGATTGCTCCCAAAATCGAACAACTGGGACTTGCAGGTCAAATTTCCTGCCTTGGCTTTATCAATCAGGACCAAATCCAAGCCTTGTATGCTCATGCGAAAGCGTTGGTGTTCCCCTCCCATTTCGAAGGCTTTGGCATACCGGTTGTCGAGGCGTTTCACGCAGGAACACCGGTTGCCTGCAGTCGGAACTCCTCATTAACAGAGATCGCCGGTGATGCTGCAGTTCTGTTTGACAGCACTGACAATACGGAAATTGCGGACGCGATCGAGAAAGTCTTGGCTGACGATGTTCTACGCTCAACACTCCAAAAGAAGGGGAAAGAAATCGCCAACTTGTTTTCCTGGGAACAATCAGCAGCCAAATTCCTTTCTCTTTACGAAGAACTTCTCATTCCATAG
- a CDS encoding phosphoadenylyl-sulfate reductase — protein sequence MHRNEKRSKQIIAIAAKRHHERLALTSSFQTQSIPLLHLVSQICPTTPVLFLDTGFHFAETLAFKSEIQEVLGLNIVDLKPLSGQAEGQSKNQQLPSSDPNLCCHLNKVEPLQNELKNFDAWITGIRRDQTSQRSKSKVVSTQNNGTVKICPMLNWSKEDIETYIAKHSLPRHPLHEAGFASIGCAPCTALPSTNDARSGRWAGTSKTECGLHLDPKPPIHSRSENS from the coding sequence ATGCACCGCAACGAGAAACGCTCAAAGCAGATCATTGCAATCGCGGCAAAAAGGCACCACGAGAGACTGGCACTCACCAGTTCATTTCAAACACAAAGCATTCCGCTACTCCATCTGGTCAGCCAGATTTGCCCCACCACACCCGTCCTATTCCTCGACACCGGTTTTCATTTCGCCGAAACATTGGCGTTTAAATCCGAAATCCAAGAGGTTCTCGGACTCAACATCGTCGACCTAAAACCACTTTCGGGACAAGCCGAAGGGCAAAGCAAAAACCAACAGTTGCCATCCTCCGACCCAAACCTGTGCTGCCACCTGAACAAAGTCGAACCACTCCAAAATGAGCTCAAAAACTTTGACGCTTGGATCACCGGAATACGCCGCGACCAAACGAGCCAACGAAGCAAGTCAAAAGTTGTATCCACCCAGAACAATGGAACAGTCAAAATTTGCCCGATGTTGAACTGGTCGAAAGAGGACATCGAAACGTACATCGCGAAACACTCGCTCCCGAGGCACCCGCTTCACGAAGCAGGTTTTGCTAGCATTGGCTGTGCTCCGTGCACCGCGCTCCCATCCACAAACGACGCTCGTTCAGGCCGATGGGCAGGCACCTCCAAAACAGAATGTGGCTTGCACCTCGACCCCAAGCCACCCATTCACTCCAGATCGGAAAACTCATGA
- a CDS encoding polysaccharide pyruvyl transferase family protein yields MTIGILTFHDGPNHGAFLQAWSTLQTLRSAGHDAHIINYKNPEHQQMERPFKAKSLRNPINMFRSWQKTMAFARDQRRFNLGPQICSPSQIDEIHYNTVVIGSDVVWNYQLFGYDPVFFGRVNAKRRIAFSASAGSVTPRDQHPPEMQKDLTQFDAISVRDQNTLQIVKEVASIDATVTLDPALMYDFTIDCDVSNARTENTLLVYSFLQSHETNQLAKDYASAHQLQIKCIGYPPPLRAKKYCDIVDMTCGPFEFIQEFSKAHTVLTSTFHGVVFSLKSGRPFLFVSSNKTHNRVASLLDTFGIAHELELDKEGAVHLFSPNYSSVTQRIRQVGKETREWLLSNL; encoded by the coding sequence ATGACAATTGGTATCCTCACATTCCACGACGGACCAAATCATGGCGCGTTCCTGCAAGCATGGTCAACGCTCCAGACATTGCGAAGTGCTGGACACGACGCTCATATCATCAACTACAAAAACCCTGAACACCAACAAATGGAGAGGCCGTTCAAAGCCAAAAGCCTGCGGAACCCCATCAACATGTTCCGCTCCTGGCAAAAGACAATGGCATTTGCTCGCGATCAAAGACGCTTCAACCTCGGTCCACAAATTTGCTCCCCCAGTCAAATCGACGAGATCCACTATAACACGGTCGTCATAGGGAGCGACGTCGTGTGGAACTACCAGCTATTCGGCTACGACCCGGTGTTCTTCGGTCGAGTGAACGCTAAAAGACGGATCGCATTCTCAGCTAGTGCCGGGTCAGTAACCCCCCGTGACCAACACCCACCAGAAATGCAGAAAGACCTCACTCAATTCGACGCCATCTCCGTCCGAGATCAAAACACGCTCCAGATCGTAAAAGAAGTTGCGAGCATTGATGCAACGGTCACGCTGGACCCCGCGCTGATGTACGATTTCACCATCGACTGCGACGTCTCAAACGCGAGAACAGAGAACACCCTGCTCGTCTATTCGTTTCTACAGTCACACGAGACAAATCAGCTGGCCAAAGATTACGCTAGCGCACATCAATTGCAAATCAAGTGCATCGGATATCCACCTCCGTTGCGAGCCAAGAAGTATTGCGACATCGTGGATATGACATGTGGCCCTTTTGAATTCATCCAAGAGTTTTCCAAGGCCCACACCGTACTGACGAGCACATTCCATGGAGTTGTTTTTTCACTCAAATCTGGTCGCCCGTTTCTTTTCGTTTCAAGCAACAAAACACACAATCGTGTTGCCTCATTGCTCGACACTTTCGGAATTGCACATGAACTTGAATTAGACAAGGAAGGCGCCGTCCACCTTTTCTCCCCAAACTACAGCTCTGTGACGCAAAGAATTCGGCAAGTAGGCAAGGAAACGCGGGAATGGTTGCTATCCAACCTATAA
- a CDS encoding FkbM family methyltransferase, translating into MTILRQLQTCTRDTVESIVEKAGLSCWISSPARGEDIRDVIKLFQPEAPGKELIRIGGEFDGGYLIPNDLEGITDCFSPGVDVQASFEKNLQQYGIRCHLADRSVEGPPAYLTDATFRPKFVTSRASDETITLKQWIAETGLSSSQNLLLQMDIEGSEYEVLAAESMETLKQFRIIVLELHYLERMSNRVFLGILRALLTKLQTEFMIVHLHPNNCTQPKKVGGTAIPPQLEVTLLRRDRSLPCSETCAIPHPLDRKNVPEKPDYQLTEPWVPTK; encoded by the coding sequence ATGACAATCCTGAGACAACTACAGACGTGCACACGTGACACCGTTGAATCAATCGTCGAAAAGGCGGGCCTATCATGCTGGATAAGCTCCCCCGCAAGGGGCGAAGATATTCGAGATGTCATCAAACTTTTTCAACCGGAAGCACCGGGGAAAGAACTGATTCGCATTGGGGGAGAATTTGACGGCGGGTATCTGATCCCAAACGATCTTGAGGGTATCACCGACTGTTTTTCCCCTGGCGTCGACGTGCAAGCTTCTTTTGAGAAAAACCTCCAGCAATACGGGATTCGATGCCACCTAGCGGACCGCTCGGTTGAAGGACCTCCTGCCTACCTCACAGATGCGACCTTCCGCCCCAAATTCGTGACATCCAGAGCTTCTGACGAAACAATCACCCTCAAGCAATGGATCGCCGAAACGGGACTGAGCAGTTCTCAGAACCTATTGTTGCAAATGGATATCGAGGGTTCGGAGTACGAGGTACTCGCAGCTGAAAGTATGGAAACCCTTAAACAGTTTCGAATCATAGTTCTGGAACTCCATTACCTTGAACGCATGTCCAACCGTGTATTCCTCGGGATCTTGAGAGCACTACTGACCAAACTTCAAACTGAGTTCATGATCGTTCACCTCCACCCGAACAATTGCACTCAGCCCAAAAAGGTGGGCGGAACAGCAATCCCCCCGCAACTTGAAGTGACCTTGCTAAGACGCGACCGAAGCCTGCCCTGCAGTGAAACGTGTGCCATCCCTCATCCTCTTGACAGAAAAAATGTTCCGGAAAAACCGGACTATCAGCTGACTGAACCATGGGTGCCAACGAAGTAG
- a CDS encoding WcaF family extracellular polysaccharide biosynthesis acetyltransferase: MIQLKGYRANLDRGVSRSVETLWLLTRLVAFLLPVPFPSRIRCTILRCFGAKIGSGVIIRSGVSISFPWRLTVGDHVWIGEGVQILSLASVQIESNTCISQQAYLCTGSHRFDLPTFDLVTKPIVIREGCWVTARCFVAPGVTIGPNSMCAAGSVILKDVPPNTTVIGNPARIKVQS; encoded by the coding sequence ATGATTCAGCTCAAAGGCTACCGTGCCAATTTGGACCGAGGCGTTTCTCGCAGCGTTGAGACGTTGTGGCTTCTGACGAGGCTAGTTGCATTTCTGTTGCCAGTTCCTTTTCCCTCGCGCATTCGCTGCACAATCCTCAGATGCTTTGGGGCAAAGATTGGCTCAGGTGTGATCATTCGATCGGGTGTCTCAATCAGTTTCCCTTGGAGGCTTACAGTAGGCGATCATGTCTGGATCGGTGAGGGAGTGCAAATACTTTCTCTTGCAAGCGTCCAAATCGAATCGAACACATGCATCTCGCAGCAAGCCTATCTGTGCACTGGTTCACACCGATTCGACTTGCCAACCTTTGACTTGGTCACCAAGCCCATCGTCATCCGCGAAGGTTGTTGGGTGACTGCGAGGTGCTTCGTTGCTCCGGGGGTGACGATCGGGCCGAACAGCATGTGCGCTGCAGGCAGCGTCATCTTGAAGGACGTGCCTCCTAACACGACCGTGATCGGCAATCCGGCTCGCATCAAAGTCCAATCATGA
- a CDS encoding glycosyltransferase family 2 protein, with amino-acid sequence MPIINAPTFPSHRRPSRSLLSPPISTAKFTLTTDNKEKCFSIVIVNFNYGRFLQEAITSVLDQSCQDFELIIVDGGSSDNSKEIISRNSDKLAWWCSEPDRGQSHAFNKGFSRAKGRFLTWLNADDIMFPGALERTKETILANPDDEWFAAGCFWLDTDMRIMKCSSASPFSQRRVQRGLFSVCGPSSFFSRSLYLRSGGIDEDLHYMMDTELWGKFATVLGAKYTAVPGYCWGMRLHPDAKMSGHNFESSPMSSESHHSWNQKEEEAKTIASRYGQDRATLFDRLITTSPIRKIKNFADSHRYKGKHYRQFPGFNENRQK; translated from the coding sequence ATGCCGATCATCAACGCGCCGACCTTTCCATCCCACCGTCGCCCCTCCCGTTCGCTACTGTCACCCCCGATCTCAACAGCGAAATTTACTTTGACCACCGATAACAAAGAAAAGTGCTTTTCGATTGTAATTGTCAACTTTAACTACGGTCGATTCCTTCAAGAAGCAATCACCTCGGTACTAGACCAATCGTGCCAAGATTTCGAATTGATCATCGTTGACGGTGGAAGCTCCGACAACAGCAAAGAAATCATCAGTCGAAACAGTGACAAGTTAGCATGGTGGTGTTCTGAGCCGGACCGTGGCCAAAGCCATGCTTTCAACAAAGGATTCTCGAGAGCAAAAGGCCGATTCTTAACTTGGCTCAATGCCGATGACATCATGTTCCCGGGTGCTCTAGAACGCACTAAAGAGACGATCCTCGCAAACCCAGACGACGAATGGTTTGCAGCTGGTTGTTTTTGGCTCGACACTGACATGAGAATCATGAAGTGCTCATCTGCATCGCCTTTCTCCCAACGGCGTGTTCAAAGAGGCCTCTTCTCCGTGTGCGGCCCATCCTCCTTCTTCTCCAGATCACTTTACTTGCGTTCTGGTGGAATTGACGAGGACCTTCACTACATGATGGATACAGAACTCTGGGGTAAATTTGCTACGGTACTCGGTGCCAAATACACAGCAGTACCAGGGTACTGCTGGGGCATGCGATTGCACCCTGACGCTAAAATGAGTGGCCACAATTTCGAAAGCAGCCCCATGAGCTCCGAGTCACACCATAGCTGGAACCAAAAAGAGGAAGAAGCCAAGACAATCGCCAGCAGATATGGTCAAGACCGTGCGACTCTTTTCGATCGGCTGATCACCACTTCGCCAATACGAAAGATTAAAAACTTCGCCGACTCCCATCGTTACAAAGGGAAGCACTACCGACAGTTCCCTGGATTCAACGAAAACAGGCAAAAGTGA
- a CDS encoding glycosyltransferase, which translates to MTHLEQSRAQEIIRVSDYSIVQTVASTRLDHGGTSRSVPALAQSLGRIGVDWYLVSTCPAGHETPSGLPKDGERWFLAPEKPNRMRLDGAKAMKRQLKTLLAQPSAKRWLVHDHGVWLPSNHFVADLCQRRSVPRIVSPRGMLSPWSMNFSAWKKKIAWPLFQRRDLTSAAGFHATCEAEADDIARLGFKQPVCVAPNGLSIKEETLQTLRNSTLSRGAPDPQNPGAAKTALFLSRIHPKKGLLQWIDVWKQVQPSGWKMRIIGPDEAGHAAEVEATIRKAGLEDEIEISGERNDTEKWQEYVAADLFVLPTFSENFGIVIAEAMASGLPVLTTTGAPWKCLQEHRMGWWVDPTPEMLTSAFRNAISKSPAELSEMGRRGSQYAMTHFSWKETARKLSDFYLSILNQ; encoded by the coding sequence ATGACGCACCTGGAGCAATCAAGAGCGCAGGAGATCATTCGGGTGAGTGACTATTCAATCGTTCAAACAGTTGCCTCCACGCGACTTGATCATGGCGGCACATCCCGGAGTGTCCCGGCGCTAGCACAATCTTTAGGCAGGATTGGTGTGGACTGGTACCTGGTCTCTACATGTCCCGCCGGCCATGAAACGCCTAGCGGTCTCCCGAAAGATGGCGAGCGTTGGTTTCTCGCACCAGAGAAACCTAATCGAATGCGGCTCGACGGAGCGAAGGCTATGAAGCGGCAGCTCAAGACGTTGCTAGCGCAGCCTTCGGCTAAACGATGGCTCGTGCACGACCATGGAGTCTGGCTACCCTCCAACCATTTCGTTGCGGATTTGTGCCAGCGCCGGAGCGTGCCGCGAATTGTTAGTCCACGAGGGATGCTCAGTCCATGGTCGATGAATTTTTCTGCTTGGAAAAAGAAGATTGCATGGCCGCTTTTTCAACGCCGCGATTTGACTTCCGCAGCGGGTTTCCACGCGACATGCGAGGCAGAGGCGGACGACATTGCCCGCCTCGGCTTCAAGCAACCAGTCTGCGTCGCCCCCAACGGGCTCAGTATAAAAGAAGAGACTCTCCAAACGTTGAGAAATTCAACGCTCTCCCGCGGAGCCCCCGACCCTCAAAACCCCGGCGCCGCCAAGACCGCACTCTTCCTTTCCAGAATTCATCCCAAAAAGGGCTTGCTGCAATGGATTGACGTCTGGAAGCAGGTCCAGCCGAGCGGATGGAAGATGAGGATCATCGGCCCCGACGAAGCAGGCCATGCAGCTGAGGTGGAGGCAACGATCAGAAAGGCTGGACTGGAAGACGAAATCGAAATTTCAGGGGAACGGAACGATACGGAAAAGTGGCAAGAATACGTCGCCGCGGACCTGTTCGTGCTCCCAACATTCAGCGAAAATTTTGGGATCGTGATTGCAGAAGCGATGGCGTCAGGACTCCCCGTACTAACGACGACGGGGGCTCCCTGGAAGTGCCTGCAAGAGCATCGCATGGGATGGTGGGTAGACCCAACTCCGGAGATGTTGACATCAGCGTTTCGGAACGCGATATCAAAATCTCCTGCGGAGCTTAGCGAAATGGGGCGTCGTGGGTCACAATACGCGATGACCCATTTTTCGTGGAAGGAAACTGCCCGCAAACTCTCCGACTTCTACCTCTCGATTCTAAATCAATGA
- a CDS encoding acyltransferase, giving the protein MLVRQIFHTTKEKVQRTICLRRLCRENTVQIGNPVKINWKNIHASGQNQLVFGDFSICLGTISCQKQESGFAIGERSFVGVRSTIVSTSHVSIGNDVLIAHDCYITDTDGHSLSPAVRAKDIPNRWNNFKDWTVVDSKPITICENVWIGPRVVVLKGVQIGKGSVICAGSVVTKSIPEMTIAAGVPAKPIRSVDT; this is encoded by the coding sequence ATGCTAGTACGCCAAATCTTTCATACGACGAAAGAAAAGGTTCAACGCACCATCTGCCTGCGTCGACTTTGTCGCGAAAACACTGTGCAAATTGGAAACCCCGTTAAGATCAACTGGAAGAACATCCACGCAAGCGGACAAAACCAACTAGTCTTTGGGGATTTTTCGATCTGTCTCGGGACAATCAGTTGCCAGAAACAAGAGTCAGGTTTCGCAATCGGCGAGCGGAGTTTTGTCGGGGTCCGCTCTACCATCGTATCAACATCTCACGTCTCAATTGGAAACGACGTACTCATTGCCCATGACTGTTACATTACAGACACGGACGGACACTCGCTTTCACCTGCGGTACGGGCAAAGGACATCCCCAACCGATGGAACAATTTCAAGGACTGGACGGTGGTTGATTCAAAACCCATTACGATCTGTGAAAACGTTTGGATAGGCCCGCGCGTCGTCGTGCTAAAAGGTGTTCAAATCGGAAAAGGCTCGGTCATTTGCGCCGGAAGTGTTGTAACCAAGTCGATACCTGAGATGACTATTGCGGCAGGAGTTCCTGCAAAACCCATTCGTTCGGTAGACACATGA
- a CDS encoding glycosyltransferase family 2 protein, whose protein sequence is MTGILASSVTPIVLTYNEGSNIQATLERLRWAPRVVVLDSFSTDSTLDIANGFPNVEVVQRKFDCHSNQANYGLEQARTEWVLSLDADYLVPLDIEQKLADLDEATGYSATFRYCVYGRPLRATLYPSRTLLYRRQAAHYVQDGHTQRALVDGSVVSSGIVIDHDDHKPLSHWFNAQIKYAFLEADKIKSNCNLSWKDRLRSKILFAPFLNLFYCLFAKRLILDGWAGIFYSTQRFFAELILSLVLLDRKLRQWIGLNE, encoded by the coding sequence ATGACGGGAATCCTCGCTTCGTCAGTTACTCCCATCGTACTAACGTACAATGAAGGGTCGAACATCCAAGCGACGCTGGAACGCCTTCGCTGGGCGCCACGCGTGGTCGTGCTGGATAGCTTCAGCACCGATTCAACGCTTGACATCGCCAACGGGTTTCCCAATGTCGAAGTTGTCCAGAGAAAATTTGATTGCCATTCCAATCAAGCCAACTATGGGCTTGAACAAGCAAGAACAGAATGGGTGTTGTCCCTGGACGCAGACTACCTTGTCCCCCTCGACATCGAACAAAAGCTAGCTGACCTAGACGAGGCCACCGGTTACTCCGCTACATTCCGCTATTGCGTCTACGGCCGCCCGCTGAGAGCAACGTTGTATCCATCGAGGACCTTGCTTTACCGTCGCCAAGCAGCTCACTACGTTCAGGACGGCCATACACAACGAGCCCTTGTTGACGGCTCTGTAGTGTCGTCTGGTATCGTCATTGACCATGATGACCACAAGCCACTTTCACATTGGTTCAACGCTCAGATCAAATATGCGTTTTTAGAGGCAGACAAAATCAAATCCAACTGCAACCTGAGTTGGAAAGACCGCCTTCGAAGTAAAATCCTGTTTGCACCATTCCTCAACCTCTTTTATTGCCTGTTTGCGAAACGCCTGATTCTTGACGGATGGGCCGGAATATTTTACTCGACTCAACGATTTTTTGCCGAGTTAATTTTGTCCCTTGTTTTACTCGATCGAAAACTTCGCCAATGGATTGGGCTGAATGAGTGA